The DNA region TCGATCCAGCATACGTTGCCCGAGCAAACCTCGCAGGACGACCTGATGGCGCTCGTCGCCTCGCTGAACGCCGACCCTGACATCGACGGAATTCTCGTCCAGCTTCCCCTTCCGAAACACCTCCATAGCGAGCCCGTGATCCAGTCGATCCTGCCGGAAAAGGATGTCGACGGCCTGCATGTCGTCAACGCCGGTAAGCTTGCGACGGGTGACCTCGAAACCGGCCTTGTCTCCTGTACCCCGGCCGGTGCCATGATTCTGGTGCGCCAGATTCACGGCAAGGATCTCTCCGGTCTCAATGCCCTGGTGATCGGCCGTTCGAACCTCTTCGGCAAGCCGATGGCACAGCTCCTGCTCAACGCCAATGCAACGGTGACCATCGGGCATTCGCGCAGCCGCGACTTGCCGGAACTTGCTCGTCAGGCCGACATTCTCGTGGCCGCAGTCGGGCGTCCCGAAATGGTCAAGGCCGACTGGCTGAAACCGGGCGCGACCGTCATCGATGTCGGCATCAACCGTATCGATGCGCCGGAAAGGGGTGAGGGAAAGTTCAAGCTGGTCGGCGACGTAGCCTTTGACGAATGCAAGCCGGTGGCGAAGGCGATCTCGCCAGTTCCCGGCGGTGTCGGTCCCATGACGATCGCCATGCTGATGGCCAATACCGTGATCGCCGCCTATCGCCGCGCCGGACAGGCTGCTCCGAGATTCTGACCGCTGACTCTCGTCAAACCGGATCAGGCGCCTGCAGGCGCCGGTCCGGTCGAGGCTCTGACCACCAGCTCCACCTTCCATAATTCCTGCTCCGGCAGGGCAGGGGCCATCCCGCTGATCATCCCGATCAACCGTTCCCCCACGCGTCGGCCGGCTGCCTTCAACGACGAGCGCGTGGTTGTCAGTGGGATGGTAAAATTCTCCGGCTTCAACAAGGGCAATTCGTCGTCATGGGCGATCAGCGACATGTCGATGCCCAGCTTCAGCCCTGCCTCGTTCATGGCGCGCACGGCCCCAAGCGCAAGCACCGTACTGGCACACAGCACGGCAGTCGGTCGCTCCGGATGCGCCAGAATTTCTTTCATGCCACGATAGCCCTGTTCGTCGCCCATGAACGTGTGCCGGACATGCGCTGGATTGAGACTGAGTTGTGCCTGCGACAGCGCCTTTTCGGTGCCAAGCTTTCGGCGAAATGCGAAATCCAGATCGGCTGGTCCATTCAGTAGCGCGACCCGCTTGTGTCCCAACTGCATCAGGAAGCGCGTCGCATCGAAGAAAGCGCCTTCATTGTCGACGTCGAGATAGGGGTAATCCAGCTCCATGCCATAAGATCGTCCATGCACGATGAAGGGCAGCGATAGAGACTTCGCCATGGCGATCCGCGGATCCTTCTCCCGCACATAAGCGAGATAATATCCGTCGACGCTACCGCTCGCCACGAGCCATCGGATGGCCTCTTCCTCCTGGTTCGCCTTGGCCGGCATGATGACGAAGTGAAAATCCTGGGTGATGGCAGCTTCCGCGAGACCGCTCTGAAACTCGGCAAAATGCATATCGGAGCTGTGGTCCGGCGAGATCGGCATGATCAGGCCGATCGAGCCCGCCTTGCCTGTCGCCAGCCGCTGGGCTGCGCGATTGGGACGATAGCCGGTCTCCTTTGCCGCCAGCAACACGCGCTGGCGCGTGTCCTCGCTCACTTCCGGATAACCATTGAGCGCGCGGCTGATCGTCGTTTGTGACAGCCCGAGCAGCTGAGACAATTCCTTGAGATTCACTGCTGGCATTCCTCTCCCAGGCCCGTGCGCAACCTCCTGAATTGCGCTCAAAGCGCTTCGACTATGGCTCAGGCCGGGCCGACTTCACAAGCGGAAACTGACTGAAAGCAAGGCATCCGTATGTTGCCTTGCGGCATGTTGCGACGTTTTCAAGCAAACGGAGAAAAGCCGCTTGACTCGCGATGGAACCCAATGGGATGAAATAGGCGCCAAAGCGCTTTGAAGAAGTGCGGACCGAAGGACGTTGGCCGTCCGATGTGATGGGAGGTTAATCACATGAAGAAAATGTTTCTGATGACCGTGGCAGCAGCCGCGCTGGTCGCCGGCACTGCCGCCGCAGCAGACCTGAAGTTCAAGCCGGGTGAGGATTCCAAATTCAACTGGGCAAGCTTTGAACAGTACAAGGCAGCGAACAGCGCCTTGAAGGGCCAGTCGATGACCATCTTCGGCCCCTGGCGCGGCGAAGACCAGGTATTGTTCGAAAGCGTCCTGGCCTATTTCGAAGACGCCACCGGCGTTGACGTCCAGTATTCGTCTTCTGAAAACTACGAGCAGCAGATTGTTATCGACACCCAGGCCGGCAGCCCGCCGAACGTGGCCATCCTGCCGCAGCCGGGCCTGATCGCCGACCTTGCGTCGAAGGGTCATCTGACGCCGCTCGGCGACGAAACCAAGTCCTGGCTCCTGGAAAACTATTCGGCCGGGCAGTCGTGGGTCGACCTGTCGACCTATAAGGGCAAGGACGGAGCTCCGGCTCTCTACGCATTCCCCTACAAGATCGACGTGAAGTCGCTGGTCTGGTACGTGCCGGAAAACTTCGAGGACGCTGGCTATGAAGTCCCGAAGACCATGGAAGAGCTGAAGGCCCTGACCGAAAAGATCGTCGCCGACGGTGGCACGCCCTGGTGCATCGGTCTGGGTTCTGGCGGTGCGACCGGTTGGCCGGCAACCGACTGGGTGGAAGACATGATGCTGCGCACGCAGCCCGCTGATGTCTACGACAAGTGGGTTACCAACGAAGTGAAGTTCACCGATCCGGCCGTTGTTGCTGCGATTGATGAGTTCGGCTGGTTCGCCAAGAACGACAAGTTCGTCGATGGCGGTTCGAAGGCCGTCGCTTCGACCGACTTCCGCGACAGCCCGAAGGGCCTCTTCGGCGCACCGCCCAAGTGCTACCTCCATCACCAGGCTTCGTTCATCCCGTCCTTCTTCCCGGAAGGCACAAAGGTGGGTGAAGATGCAGACTTCTTCTACATGCCGCCCTATGCCTCCAAGGCAGACCTCGGCAATCCGGTCCTCGGCGCCGGCACACTTGCCATGATCGCCAAGGACAGCCCGGCTGCCCGCGCCTTCATCGAGTTCCTGAAGACCCCGATTGCCCATGAAGTCTGGATGGCACAGTCCAGCTTCCTGACGCCGTTCAAGGGCGCGAACAAGGCAGCCTATGCCAACGCGCCAATGGCCAAGCAGGGCGATATCCTCCTGAACGCGACCACGTTTCGCTTCGACGGCTCCGACCTGATGCCGGGCAAGATCGGCGCTGGCGCATTCTGGACCGGTATGGTTGACTACTCCGGCGGCAAGCCCGCTGCGGATGTTGCAGCCGACATCCAGAAGGCTTGGGACGGGCTTAAGTAAACCCGCAACCGACCGCAATTCGCCGGGCCGCATCGAGACGATGTGGCCCGGTCGTCGATACACAAGAACAAGTGCACCGCGCCTCGAGGCGACGCGGAGCGATCGACAGGGAGGGGACATCTTGGAACAGTTACTCTTTGCATTGCTGACGATCATCGTCGGCGTCGCCGCAGCGATCGGTTATTTCTACGGCTCGAACCTGCTGCTGGACCGCATTTTTCCATCCCGCATCGCCGATACGGCCAAGGCGTCCCGCAATTTGCGCCGCGCGGCGCTCATTCGTCCCTGGCTGTTCCTGGGGCCGGCGCTGATCTCCTTGACCGTCTATCTGGTCTATCCACTGTTTTCCTCCATCGCCTATTCCTTCATGGATCGCGGCGGTGAAAACTATGTCGGGCTCGCGAATTTTCGCTGGATGCTCAACGACGGCGAGTTCCGCCAGTCGATCTACAACAACATTCTCTGGCTGATCGTGGTGCCAGCGGGCTCCACCTTCTTCGGCCTGATCATCGCAGCACTCACCGACCGGATCTGGTGGGGCAATATCGCCAAGTCGCTGATCTTCATGCCGATGGCGATCTCCTTCGTCGGTGCATCCGTTATCTGGAAATTCGTTTACGACTATCGCGACGCCGGCTCCGAGCAGATCGGTATCCTGAACGCGATCGTCATGGCCTTCGGGGGCGATCCGCAGATCTGGATCTCGCTGCCCTTCTGGAACAACTTCTTCCTGATGGTCATCCTGATCTGGATCCAGACGGGTTTTGCCATGGTTCTTCTGTCGGCTGCCCTGCGCGGAATTCCGGAAGAAACGATCGAGGCCGCCGTCATCGATGGCGCCAATCCCTGGCAGATCTTCATCAAGATCAAGGTGCCGCAGATCTGGACGACCATTGCCGTCGTCTGGACCACAATCACCATCCTCGTTCTCAAGGTGTTCGACATCGTTCTCGCCATGACCAACGGCCAATGGCAGACCCAGGTTCTGGCGAACTTGATGTTCGACTGGATGTTCCGCGGCGGCGGCGATTTCGGCAAGGGTGCCGCAATCGCTGTCGTCATCATGGTTATGGTCGTGCCGATCATGATCTGGAACATTCGTAACGCCCGCCGGGAAATGGAAGGACACTGAGATGGTCGCAAAGAAACTTTCCCCGCTGACGATCGTCGTCAATCTGACCGTCCTTCTTCTGGTCGTTCTCTGGACCCTCCCGACTGCGGGCCTTCTGATCTCGTCATTGCGCGACAAGGACCAGATTGTCGCATCGGGTTGGTGGACCGCGCTTGGCACCTCCAGCCAGAACGCCATCTATCGAGCCCCTCCGCCGAGTGCGCAGGTCGAGGAAAACGGTGTCTTCGTCATTTCCGGCAATGTTTTCGAAGGCAACGCCGGCAATGTCTCTGCCTTCGGCATCAACATCAACGCGCCTGCCGCCTATGAGCCGGGCCAGACGGCGGAACGCAACGACGGCAGCAAGCTGACCATCCAGGAGAATGGCGACTTCCGCATCGAGTCGACCACCGCCTTCGAAGGCACGCGCGGCGACCGTATCTTCTTTACGGCTTCGGTGCCGCCGCGCTTCACCCTGGAGAACTACCAGACGGTGCTCACCGCCGAGGGGCTCGGCAAGTCCTTCCTCAACTCGCTGACGGTGGCCATACCCTCGACCATCATCCCGATCCTTGTTGCAGCCTTCGCCGCCTATGCGCTCGCCTGGATGAAGTTTCCCGGCAAGGCGCTGCTGCTCGCCGTCATCGTCGGCCTGCTCGTCGTGCCCTTGCAGATGTCATTGATCCCGCTGCTCAAGATGTACAACGGCGTCGGCGCCTTCTTCGGCGTACCGGCCAAGGGTTATCTCGGCATCTGGCTCGCCCATATGGGTTTCGGCCTGCCGCTCGCCATCTATCTGCTGCGCAACTACATCGCCGGCCTGCCGCGCGAGATCATGGAATCGGCCCGTGTCGACGGCGCCTCCGATTTCGAGATATTCACCAAGATCGTCCTGCCGCTGTCCTATCCGGCACTCGCCTCGTTTGCGATCTTCCAGTTCCTCTGGACCTGGAACGACCTGCTGGTCGCCATGGTCTTCCTGGGAACCGGCGACAACGAACTCGTTTTGACCGGACGCCTCGTCAACCTGCTCGGCTCGCGCGGCGGCAACTGGGAAATCCTCACGGCTTCGGCCTTTATCACCATCATCGTGCCGCTCCTCGTCTTCTTCGGCCTCCAGCGCTACCTCGTCCGGGGTCTGCTCGCCGGTTCGGTCAAGGGAGGCTGAGCGGTCCGGCTCAACTTCAGACATGCACAAGGATTGACTATGAGTTCATCGACGCAATCGGCGCTTCCCGCCGACAAGGATTGGTGGCGTGGTGCGGTGATCTACCAGATCTATCCGCGCTCCTATCAGGATTCCAACGGCGACGGCATCGGCGACCTCAAGGGCATCACCGCGCGCCTGCAGCACATCGCCGATCTCGGCGCCGATGCGATCTGGATCTCGCCCTTCTTCACCTCGCCGATGAAAGACTTCGGCTACGACGTTTCGAACTATGTCGATGTCGACCCGATGTTCGGTTCGCTGACCGATTTCGACGGCCTGATCGCCGAAGCGCACCGCCTCGGCATCCGCGTCATGATCGACCTCGTGATGTCCCACTCTTCGGACCAGCATCCCTGGTTCGTCGAGAGCCGCTCGAGCCGCGTCAATCCGAAGGCTGACTGGTATGTCTGGGCGGATTCGAAGCCCGACGGCACGCCGCCGAACAACTGGCTGTCGATCTTCGGCGGTTCGGCCTGGCAGTGGGACCCGACCCGCATGCAGTATTACCTGCACAACTTCCTGACCTCGCAGCCGGACATGAACCTGCACAATCCGGAGGTCCAGGACGCCTTGCTCGCAGCAACCCGCTTCTGGCTGGATCGTGGCGTCGACGGTTTCCGCCTCGACACCATCAACTTCTACTTCCACGACAAGGAACTCAGGGACAATCCGCCGCTGGCGCCCGAGCGCCGTAACGCGTCGACCGCGCCGGCCGTCAACCCTTACAATTTCCAGGAACACATCTACGACAAGAACCGCCCGGAAAACATCGCCTTCCTCAAGCGGTTCCGCGCGCTGCTGGACGAGTATCCTGCAATCGCCGCTGTCGGTGAAGTCGGCGACAGCCAGCGCGGTCTGGAAATCGTCGGTGAATACACGTCCGGCAACGACAAGATGCAGATGTGCTACGCCTTCGAATTCCTGGCGCCGGAACCGCTGACGCCCGAAGTCGTGCGCAACACCCAGAATGCCTTTGCAGCCGCCGCCCCCGAAGGCTGGGCCTGCTGGGCCTTTTCCAACCACGATGTCGTGCGCCATGTCAGCCGCTGGGGTGCCAGCGTGCTCGACCGCGACGCCTATGCCAAGATGATGGCGGCCCTGCTGCTCACCCAGCGCGGCTCGGTCTGCATCTACCAGGGTGAGGAATTGGGTCTGACCGAAGCCGACATCGCCTTCGAAGACCTGCAGGATCCCTATGGCATCCAGTTCTGGCCTGAGTTCAAGGGCCGTGACGGCTGCCGCACGCCGATGGTCTGGGACGACCACGCCACCCAGGCGGGTTTCTCGACAGCGGCCAAGACTTGGCTGCCCATCCCGGTCGAGCATGTGCTGAAATCCGTCAACACGCAGGTCGGCAGGCCGGAGACGGTGCTGGAGCAGTATCGCCGCTTCCTCGCCTTTCGCCGTCAGTATCCGGCCTTTGCCAAGGGCGACATCACCTTCCATGAAGCGAGCGACACGCGCCTTGCCTATACGCGCGCGCTCGGCAACGAGAAACTGCTCTGCGTCTTCAACATGAATGCCGAGTCTGCCGCGATCGCCTTGCCACAGGGAGAGTGGCTGGCGCTCGAGGGGCACGGCTTCGTCAGCAGCGTCAACGACAACAAGGTAGAATTGCCGGCCTGGGGCGCTTTCTTCGCGCGCCACGCCTGACAGGGGAGGAAGAGAAATGACGGGTCTGGTTCTGAAAGACATCCGCAAGGCCTATGGGCAGGTAAAGGTCCTGCACGGCATCGATCTGGAGATCAAGGAAGGCGAGTTTGTGGTCTTCGTCGGCCCGTCGGGCTGCGGCAAGTCCACGCTGCTGCGCATGATCGCCGGTCTTGAGGATATCACCAGCGGCGAGATGTATATCGACGGCCAGCTCGTCAACGATGTGCCGCCTTCCAAGCGCGGTATCGCCATGGTTTTCCAGTCCTATGCGCTTTACCCGCATATGACGGTTTACGACAACATGGCCTTCGGCATGCGCATTGCCGGCGAGAGCAAGGAAGAAATCGACCGTCGCGTCCGCTCGGCCGCCAATATCCTGCAGCTCGGCCCTTATCTCGACCGCCTGCCCAAGGCTCTGTCGGGCGGCCAGCGTCAGCGTGTCGCCATCGGCCGCGCCATCTGCCGCGACCCTAAGGTCTTCTTGTTCGACGAACCGCTGTCGAACCTCGATGCAGCGCTCCGGGTTGCGACCCGTATCGAGATCGCCAAGCTCAACGAGCAGATGGCCGACGCCACGATGATCTACGTCACGCACGACCAGGTCGAGGCTATGACTTTGGCAGACCGTATCGTGGTTCTCTCGGCCGGCAAGATCGAACAGGTTGGCCCTCCGCTCGAACTCTATGAGCGTCCGGCCAATCTCTTCGTCGCAGGCTTCATTGGTTCGCCCGCCATGAACATCATGCCGTCCACCATTATAGAGACCGGTGCCGTCACCCGCATCAAGCTCAAGGACGGCTCTGAAGTCGCCGTCGATATCGAGACGGCAGCCTCCGAAAAGGGCAAGACCGCAAGCTTTGGCGTCCGTCCTGAAGACCTTTCCATCGCAACGGGGGACCAATTCCTGTTCGAAGGCACGGTGTCGATCGTTGAGGGCCTTGGTGAAGTCACGCTTCTCTATGTTATGGGCCCGGTCGAGGAAGAACCGATTGTGGTCAAGCTCCCGGGCATCGTCGACGTGAAAAAGGGCCAGACTTTGCGCTTCTCTGCCGACCGGACGAAGCTCCATCTCTTCGACGCAGCTGGCCAGACCTACCGCCGCTAACCGTATTCAACTCTCCTGATTTGTTAAGCCCTCGTTATCCCTAGTGGTAACGGGGGCTTTTCGCAGCCATGTTCGGCATCGTGTGAAATACCGACTGTTAAGGTGTGACTGCTAGCTTTTTACCCATAACAAACGACAAAAAGACAAGGGTAGAACAATGAGAGCGGCAGGTGGCAATCACTTTCTGAAAAAGGAAGAATCCTTCATGTACGACCGGGAGAACCGGTACCGCATGGAAGACACCATGAATGCCGGGCGTCTCGAATATACCGAGAACGGCATGACCCACATGGCGGCGCGGCGCTGCGACGTCATTCGCATCTCGATGAGCGGCGCGGTGATCGCCCTGCTGACCCAAGTCAATCTCCCGAAGCAGTTCTATCTCGACATTCCGGACGCCCGTATCAACAAGGTTGGCGCAGTCCTGATGAAAACCTTCCCGAACAACACCGCGGAGATCCGCTTCCTGCGCCTGCTGACGCAGAAGGAACTCGACCGCATCTTCGTCTTCTCCACCCATCCGGCGCACAAGGACCGGGTTCTCGACGTCCGCAGCTGGTAATCAGGGCATTCGGATTTTTGAAGGCCGGTGGAGCGAAGGCTGCACCGGCCTTCAGCATTTCTGACTGGACATCGAATACAGGACCTTCGATCTTTCGCCCACATCAACGGGAGAACGAACATGTCCATTGAAAAGGTAGCTATTGTGACCGCCGGCGGAAGCGGCATGGGAGCTGCAGCAGCACGCCGACTGGCCGCCGACGGCTTCAAGCTTGCCATTCTCTCCTCCTCCGGAAAGGGCGAGGCACTGGCGGAAGAACTGGGCGGTTACGGAGTGACCGGCTCCAACCGCTCGGCGGAAGACCTTGCCCGCCTCATCGACGGCACCATGGAACGCTTTGGCCGTATCGACGTGCTAGTCAACAGCGCCGGCCACGGTCCGCGCGCGCAGATCCTAGAGATAACCGACGAGCAGTGGACGACCGGCATGGATGTCTACCTGCTCAACGTCATCCGCCCGACCCGCCTCGTCACGCCAATCATGCAGGCGCAAAAGTCCGGCACGATCATCAACATCTCCACCGCCTGGGCCTTCGAACCCTCGGCCATGTTCCCGACGTCTGCCGTTTTCCGCGCGGGCCTTGCCTCCTTCACCAAGATCTTTGCCGATACC from Rhizobium glycinendophyticum includes:
- a CDS encoding ABC transporter ATP-binding protein, producing MTGLVLKDIRKAYGQVKVLHGIDLEIKEGEFVVFVGPSGCGKSTLLRMIAGLEDITSGEMYIDGQLVNDVPPSKRGIAMVFQSYALYPHMTVYDNMAFGMRIAGESKEEIDRRVRSAANILQLGPYLDRLPKALSGGQRQRVAIGRAICRDPKVFLFDEPLSNLDAALRVATRIEIAKLNEQMADATMIYVTHDQVEAMTLADRIVVLSAGKIEQVGPPLELYERPANLFVAGFIGSPAMNIMPSTIIETGAVTRIKLKDGSEVAVDIETAASEKGKTASFGVRPEDLSIATGDQFLFEGTVSIVEGLGEVTLLYVMGPVEEEPIVVKLPGIVDVKKGQTLRFSADRTKLHLFDAAGQTYRR
- the folD gene encoding bifunctional methylenetetrahydrofolate dehydrogenase/methenyltetrahydrofolate cyclohydrolase FolD, which produces MTTVIDGKAAAASVVEAVSSAAGQLEANGHRRPGLAVVIVGDDPASHAYVGAKSRMAKQCGFNSIQHTLPEQTSQDDLMALVASLNADPDIDGILVQLPLPKHLHSEPVIQSILPEKDVDGLHVVNAGKLATGDLETGLVSCTPAGAMILVRQIHGKDLSGLNALVIGRSNLFGKPMAQLLLNANATVTIGHSRSRDLPELARQADILVAAVGRPEMVKADWLKPGATVIDVGINRIDAPERGEGKFKLVGDVAFDECKPVAKAISPVPGGVGPMTIAMLMANTVIAAYRRAGQAAPRF
- a CDS encoding carbohydrate ABC transporter permease; amino-acid sequence: MVAKKLSPLTIVVNLTVLLLVVLWTLPTAGLLISSLRDKDQIVASGWWTALGTSSQNAIYRAPPPSAQVEENGVFVISGNVFEGNAGNVSAFGININAPAAYEPGQTAERNDGSKLTIQENGDFRIESTTAFEGTRGDRIFFTASVPPRFTLENYQTVLTAEGLGKSFLNSLTVAIPSTIIPILVAAFAAYALAWMKFPGKALLLAVIVGLLVVPLQMSLIPLLKMYNGVGAFFGVPAKGYLGIWLAHMGFGLPLAIYLLRNYIAGLPREIMESARVDGASDFEIFTKIVLPLSYPALASFAIFQFLWTWNDLLVAMVFLGTGDNELVLTGRLVNLLGSRGGNWEILTASAFITIIVPLLVFFGLQRYLVRGLLAGSVKGG
- a CDS encoding alpha-glucosidase family protein, which gives rise to MSSSTQSALPADKDWWRGAVIYQIYPRSYQDSNGDGIGDLKGITARLQHIADLGADAIWISPFFTSPMKDFGYDVSNYVDVDPMFGSLTDFDGLIAEAHRLGIRVMIDLVMSHSSDQHPWFVESRSSRVNPKADWYVWADSKPDGTPPNNWLSIFGGSAWQWDPTRMQYYLHNFLTSQPDMNLHNPEVQDALLAATRFWLDRGVDGFRLDTINFYFHDKELRDNPPLAPERRNASTAPAVNPYNFQEHIYDKNRPENIAFLKRFRALLDEYPAIAAVGEVGDSQRGLEIVGEYTSGNDKMQMCYAFEFLAPEPLTPEVVRNTQNAFAAAAPEGWACWAFSNHDVVRHVSRWGASVLDRDAYAKMMAALLLTQRGSVCIYQGEELGLTEADIAFEDLQDPYGIQFWPEFKGRDGCRTPMVWDDHATQAGFSTAAKTWLPIPVEHVLKSVNTQVGRPETVLEQYRRFLAFRRQYPAFAKGDITFHEASDTRLAYTRALGNEKLLCVFNMNAESAAIALPQGEWLALEGHGFVSSVNDNKVELPAWGAFFARHA
- a CDS encoding LacI family DNA-binding transcriptional regulator yields the protein MNLKELSQLLGLSQTTISRALNGYPEVSEDTRQRVLLAAKETGYRPNRAAQRLATGKAGSIGLIMPISPDHSSDMHFAEFQSGLAEAAITQDFHFVIMPAKANQEEEAIRWLVASGSVDGYYLAYVREKDPRIAMAKSLSLPFIVHGRSYGMELDYPYLDVDNEGAFFDATRFLMQLGHKRVALLNGPADLDFAFRRKLGTEKALSQAQLSLNPAHVRHTFMGDEQGYRGMKEILAHPERPTAVLCASTVLALGAVRAMNEAGLKLGIDMSLIAHDDELPLLKPENFTIPLTTTRSSLKAAGRRVGERLIGMISGMAPALPEQELWKVELVVRASTGPAPAGA
- a CDS encoding carbohydrate ABC transporter permease, with translation MEQLLFALLTIIVGVAAAIGYFYGSNLLLDRIFPSRIADTAKASRNLRRAALIRPWLFLGPALISLTVYLVYPLFSSIAYSFMDRGGENYVGLANFRWMLNDGEFRQSIYNNILWLIVVPAGSTFFGLIIAALTDRIWWGNIAKSLIFMPMAISFVGASVIWKFVYDYRDAGSEQIGILNAIVMAFGGDPQIWISLPFWNNFFLMVILIWIQTGFAMVLLSAALRGIPEETIEAAVIDGANPWQIFIKIKVPQIWTTIAVVWTTITILVLKVFDIVLAMTNGQWQTQVLANLMFDWMFRGGGDFGKGAAIAVVIMVMVVPIMIWNIRNARREMEGH
- a CDS encoding ABC transporter substrate-binding protein gives rise to the protein MKKMFLMTVAAAALVAGTAAAADLKFKPGEDSKFNWASFEQYKAANSALKGQSMTIFGPWRGEDQVLFESVLAYFEDATGVDVQYSSSENYEQQIVIDTQAGSPPNVAILPQPGLIADLASKGHLTPLGDETKSWLLENYSAGQSWVDLSTYKGKDGAPALYAFPYKIDVKSLVWYVPENFEDAGYEVPKTMEELKALTEKIVADGGTPWCIGLGSGGATGWPATDWVEDMMLRTQPADVYDKWVTNEVKFTDPAVVAAIDEFGWFAKNDKFVDGGSKAVASTDFRDSPKGLFGAPPKCYLHHQASFIPSFFPEGTKVGEDADFFYMPPYASKADLGNPVLGAGTLAMIAKDSPAARAFIEFLKTPIAHEVWMAQSSFLTPFKGANKAAYANAPMAKQGDILLNATTFRFDGSDLMPGKIGAGAFWTGMVDYSGGKPAADVAADIQKAWDGLK
- a CDS encoding SDR family oxidoreductase, translated to MSIEKVAIVTAGGSGMGAAAARRLAADGFKLAILSSSGKGEALAEELGGYGVTGSNRSAEDLARLIDGTMERFGRIDVLVNSAGHGPRAQILEITDEQWTTGMDVYLLNVIRPTRLVTPIMQAQKSGTIINISTAWAFEPSAMFPTSAVFRAGLASFTKIFADTYAGENIRMNNVLPGWIDSLPATEERRDAVPMKRYGTSEEIAATIAFLASDGAAYITGQNLKVDGGLTRHV